A region from the Niveispirillum cyanobacteriorum genome encodes:
- a CDS encoding putative bifunctional diguanylate cyclase/phosphodiesterase: MMQPTLLRLMLFPPLLGVVLIGLAVWLLAYPAMIHDVVERERQAFAQTGAAMASEISHHVEGPDGMDVDAIDRAALRTRADHVFLIGKDDRLSFANNILFQDTSLSTLDLVPTPLRKAVAERACGRGLVLGDGEKWVAGCWPVTDGVRLSGASSPLAGYLVLVRRIDWVMAQARADLLNQSLILGGVLLVLVGLLLFLSVRLIIVPVASMATRLSRVGGGDEPLRLPSRTGIRELRDFTLVLNHALSALRRRERELQSILDTAVDGIITIDANGTILQANRAVGQLFGHPVEMLIGRNITMLMTDHDSGSHDQYVRSYMDTGQARVIGKGREVVAKRADGSTFLAWLSVGRLELSSGLHFTAVMRDVTAEREAEIAMHRLAHRDLDLDLLNRRSWTAELPGLLEQGADGEGFWVLLAHVRNLDDLVVTFGPQVETPVMGAINRRIQELLNHCELSARLTRTQLAYAVATPGGEADPYLTATLSVAFRDGVDLGGLSMLPDVHFVVLPRAQAYESREALLLAQDAGASWATQTADQRASPVVTYDDQVAGAIRERTAVAAELPAAIATGLLYPVFQPQVRLRDGSVRGVETLVRWRRADSRPGPGPALFIPVAERIGLVGDIDRLVAKRTLEHLSSGGLGLPRDAVISINASVKELADPIWLDGLMDIVHQAGVPTGRLEIEVTETAVMENLDRTAGVLARLRAAGVKVAIDDFGAGYASLSYLKHLPADLIKIDQGFIRDLADSRRSRHIVGSVITLAHDLGMEVVAEGVENEETAAILTELGCDIGQGWHFGRPMEAEALAAFVAGRT, translated from the coding sequence ATGATGCAGCCCACCCTTCTGCGCCTCATGCTGTTCCCGCCGCTGCTGGGCGTGGTCCTGATCGGGTTGGCGGTCTGGCTTCTGGCCTATCCCGCTATGATCCATGATGTGGTGGAACGCGAAAGGCAGGCCTTTGCCCAGACAGGGGCCGCCATGGCGTCGGAAATATCGCACCATGTCGAAGGACCGGACGGGATGGATGTCGATGCCATCGACAGGGCCGCCCTGCGCACCCGTGCCGACCATGTCTTTCTGATCGGCAAGGATGACCGGCTGAGTTTCGCCAACAACATCCTGTTCCAGGATACCAGCCTTTCAACCCTGGATCTGGTGCCGACCCCGTTGCGCAAGGCGGTTGCCGAACGCGCCTGCGGGCGCGGGCTGGTGCTGGGCGATGGGGAGAAATGGGTGGCGGGCTGCTGGCCCGTGACGGACGGGGTCCGTCTGTCCGGCGCGTCCAGCCCGCTGGCCGGGTATCTGGTCCTGGTGCGGCGTATCGACTGGGTCATGGCGCAGGCCCGCGCCGACCTGTTGAACCAGAGCCTGATCCTGGGCGGCGTGCTGCTGGTGCTGGTCGGGCTGCTGCTGTTCCTGTCGGTGCGGCTCATCATTGTGCCGGTTGCCAGCATGGCGACCCGCCTGTCGCGCGTCGGGGGCGGGGATGAACCGCTGCGCCTGCCCTCCCGCACCGGCATCCGGGAATTGCGCGATTTCACGCTGGTGCTGAACCACGCCCTGTCGGCCCTGCGTCGGCGGGAGCGGGAATTGCAGTCGATCCTGGATACAGCCGTGGACGGGATCATTACCATCGATGCCAATGGCACCATCCTGCAGGCCAACCGCGCCGTGGGGCAGCTGTTCGGCCATCCTGTGGAAATGCTGATCGGTCGCAACATCACCATGCTGATGACGGACCATGACAGCGGCAGCCACGACCAATATGTCCGCTCCTACATGGATACCGGTCAGGCCCGGGTCATCGGCAAGGGACGGGAAGTGGTGGCGAAGCGGGCCGATGGCTCCACCTTTCTGGCCTGGCTGTCGGTGGGGCGGTTGGAACTGAGCAGCGGTCTGCATTTCACCGCCGTGATGCGCGATGTGACGGCGGAGCGCGAGGCGGAGATCGCCATGCACCGGCTGGCGCATCGCGATCTTGACCTTGATCTGCTGAACCGCCGGTCCTGGACAGCGGAACTGCCGGGCCTGCTGGAACAGGGGGCGGATGGGGAAGGGTTCTGGGTGTTGCTGGCCCATGTCCGCAATCTGGATGATCTGGTGGTAACCTTCGGCCCGCAGGTGGAAACGCCTGTCATGGGCGCCATCAACCGCCGCATCCAGGAATTGCTGAACCATTGCGAGCTGTCGGCCCGCCTGACGCGGACACAGTTGGCCTATGCTGTCGCGACACCGGGCGGGGAGGCCGATCCTTATCTGACCGCGACCCTGTCGGTGGCCTTCCGTGACGGGGTCGATCTGGGCGGGCTGTCCATGCTGCCTGATGTGCATTTCGTCGTCCTGCCCCGCGCCCAGGCCTATGAAAGCCGGGAGGCGCTGCTGCTGGCCCAGGATGCCGGTGCCAGTTGGGCCACGCAGACGGCGGATCAGCGGGCCAGCCCCGTCGTCACCTATGATGATCAGGTGGCGGGTGCCATCCGGGAACGCACGGCAGTGGCCGCCGAACTGCCCGCCGCCATCGCCACCGGCCTGCTGTACCCCGTCTTCCAGCCGCAGGTTCGGTTGCGCGACGGCAGCGTGCGGGGGGTGGAGACGCTGGTGCGCTGGCGGCGTGCGGACAGCAGGCCGGGGCCTGGGCCAGCCTTGTTCATTCCGGTGGCGGAACGGATTGGGCTGGTGGGGGATATCGACCGGCTGGTGGCCAAGCGCACTTTGGAGCATCTGTCATCCGGCGGGCTGGGCCTGCCGCGTGATGCCGTCATCTCCATCAATGCCTCGGTCAAGGAACTGGCCGATCCCATCTGGCTGGATGGGCTGATGGATATCGTGCATCAGGCTGGCGTTCCCACGGGCCGGCTGGAGATCGAGGTGACGGAAACGGCGGTGATGGAGAATCTGGACCGGACGGCCGGCGTCCTGGCCCGGCTGCGCGCGGCGGGGGTAAAGGTGGCGATCGATGATTTCGGTGCCGGCTATGCCTCGCTTTCCTACCTGAAGCATCTGCCCGCCGACCTGATCAAGATCGATCAGGGCTTCATCCGCGATCTGGCCGACAGCCGCCGGTCGCGCCACATTGTCGGCTCCGTCATCACCCTGGCCCATGATCTGGGCATGGAGGTGGTGGCGGAAGGGGTGGAGAATGAGGAGACCGCCGCCATCCTGACGGAACTTGGCTGCGATATCGGCCAGGGCTGGCATTTCGGTCGCCCGATGGAGGCCGAAGCACTGGCGGCGTTTGTGGCGGGGCGGACGTGA
- a CDS encoding LacI family DNA-binding transcriptional regulator has translation MERQRRRGTQAVTIREVAARAGVSSMTVSRVINKDDKVNENTRALVEAAIKELNYTPNPAARRLAGSEVLRIGLLYSNPSSAYLSEFLVGALDESSREGHQLVVEKCAGTAKATASVTKLLAGGVNAFILPPPLCESKPILTMLEEANVLAVAVATGRPNPHLPTIRIDNYAASKQMTEHLIGLGHRRLGYIKGNKNQSASDMRYHGFMDACTEAGLKPADILVEQGQYDYASGLEAAEKLLDSNPRPTAIFAANDDMAAATISVAHRLHLDVPGDLSVAGFDDTLIATTVWPPLTTIRQPIAAMGKAAVAALANAMRNKWQPGRSSDGPEQKLLAYKLVKRESTIPVE, from the coding sequence ATGGAAAGACAACGGCGGCGCGGTACCCAGGCGGTGACCATCCGTGAGGTGGCGGCCCGTGCCGGTGTTTCATCCATGACGGTGTCGCGCGTCATCAACAAGGATGACAAGGTCAACGAGAATACCCGCGCCCTGGTCGAAGCGGCGATCAAGGAACTGAACTACACGCCCAACCCCGCCGCCCGCCGTCTGGCCGGCTCAGAGGTGTTGCGCATCGGCCTGCTTTATTCCAACCCGTCCAGCGCCTATCTGTCGGAATTCCTGGTCGGCGCGCTGGATGAAAGCAGCCGTGAGGGCCACCAGCTGGTGGTGGAGAAATGCGCCGGCACGGCCAAGGCCACCGCCTCGGTGACCAAGCTGCTGGCCGGCGGCGTCAATGCCTTCATCCTGCCGCCGCCCTTGTGCGAGTCCAAGCCCATCCTGACCATGCTGGAAGAGGCCAATGTGCTGGCCGTGGCCGTGGCGACGGGTCGGCCCAACCCGCACCTGCCCACCATCCGCATCGATAATTACGCCGCATCCAAGCAGATGACGGAGCATCTGATTGGCCTGGGCCATCGCCGCCTGGGCTATATCAAGGGCAACAAGAACCAGTCGGCGTCGGACATGCGCTACCATGGTTTCATGGATGCCTGTACCGAGGCCGGGCTGAAACCCGCCGACATCCTGGTCGAACAGGGCCAGTATGATTACGCGTCAGGTCTGGAGGCGGCGGAAAAACTGCTGGATAGCAACCCGCGTCCCACCGCCATCTTCGCCGCTAATGACGATATGGCCGCCGCCACGATCTCTGTCGCGCACCGGCTGCATCTGGATGTGCCGGGCGACCTGTCGGTGGCCGGTTTCGACGATACGCTGATCGCCACCACCGTCTGGCCGCCGCTGACCACCATCCGTCAGCCCATCGCCGCCATGGGCAAGGCCGCCGTGGCCGCCCTGGCCAACGCCATGCGCAACAAATGGCAACCCGGCCGCAGCAGCGACGGGCCGGAACAGAAGCTGCTGGCCTATAAGCTGGTAAAGCGGGAAAGCACGATCCCGGTGGAATAG
- a CDS encoding sugar porter family MFS transporter encodes MSGSQEEQVNMGYVAAIVAVATIGGFMFGYDSGVINGTVEGLKKAFNSDSIDTGFNVASILLGCAAGAFSAARLADIMGRRNMMMIAALLFILSAIGTGAAHSSTVFVLARLIGGLAVGAASVLSPAYISEVTPASIRGRLSSVQQIMIISGLTGAFLGNYLIAHYAGGSTEPFWLGYEAWRWMFWAQIIPASLFFLALLIIPESPRYLVVKGREDEARAVLTRLFGPAAGAAKVIEIRESLAQDHHKPKLSDLIDKASGKVRPIVWVGIGLAVFQQLVGINVVFYYGAVLWQAVGFSEADALRINILSGALSILGCLASMALVDKLGRKPLLAIGSAGMAITLGIMVACFASGSIVDGKLHLSDNVGLIALISANAYAVLFNFSWGPVMWVMLGEMFPNQIRGSGLAVSGFAQWTANFGITMTFPIMLTSIGLTGAYGFYAFFALISFFFVRAMVHETKGRELEKMEG; translated from the coding sequence ATGAGCGGTTCCCAGGAGGAACAGGTCAACATGGGATATGTCGCCGCCATTGTGGCGGTGGCGACCATCGGCGGCTTCATGTTCGGCTATGACAGTGGCGTCATCAACGGCACCGTGGAAGGTCTGAAGAAGGCCTTCAATTCCGACAGTATCGATACCGGCTTCAATGTCGCGTCGATCCTGCTGGGCTGTGCCGCCGGTGCGTTCAGCGCCGCGCGGCTGGCCGACATCATGGGCCGCCGCAATATGATGATGATCGCGGCCCTGCTGTTCATCCTGTCCGCCATCGGTACCGGTGCCGCCCACAGTTCTACCGTCTTCGTCCTGGCCCGCCTGATCGGCGGTCTGGCGGTGGGTGCGGCCTCCGTCCTTTCGCCGGCCTATATTTCCGAAGTGACCCCGGCCTCCATCCGGGGCCGCCTGTCCTCGGTGCAGCAGATCATGATCATCTCCGGTCTGACCGGGGCCTTTCTGGGCAATTACCTGATCGCCCATTATGCCGGCGGCTCGACGGAGCCGTTCTGGCTGGGTTATGAGGCTTGGCGCTGGATGTTCTGGGCACAGATCATCCCGGCCAGCCTGTTCTTCCTGGCCCTGCTGATCATCCCGGAAAGCCCGCGCTATCTGGTGGTGAAGGGCCGCGAGGATGAGGCCAGGGCCGTGCTGACCCGCCTGTTCGGCCCCGCCGCCGGTGCCGCCAAGGTCATCGAAATCCGCGAAAGCCTGGCCCAGGACCATCACAAGCCCAAGCTGTCCGACCTGATCGACAAGGCGTCGGGCAAGGTCCGCCCCATCGTCTGGGTCGGCATCGGTCTGGCCGTGTTCCAGCAGCTGGTCGGCATCAATGTCGTGTTCTATTACGGTGCCGTCCTGTGGCAGGCTGTGGGCTTCTCTGAGGCCGACGCCCTGCGCATCAACATCCTGTCGGGTGCCTTGTCCATCCTGGGCTGCCTTGCCTCCATGGCGCTGGTGGACAAGCTGGGGCGCAAGCCGCTGCTGGCCATCGGGTCGGCGGGCATGGCCATCACCCTGGGCATCATGGTCGCCTGCTTCGCGTCGGGTTCCATCGTCGATGGCAAGCTGCACCTGTCCGACAATGTCGGCCTGATCGCTCTGATCAGCGCCAATGCCTATGCGGTTTTGTTCAACTTCTCCTGGGGCCCCGTCATGTGGGTCATGCTGGGGGAGATGTTCCCCAACCAGATCCGTGGCTCTGGTCTGGCCGTGTCGGGCTTTGCCCAGTGGACGGCCAATTTCGGCATCACCATGACCTTCCCCATCATGCTGACCAGCATCGGCCTGACGGGTGCCTACGGCTTCTACGCCTTCTTCGCGCTCATCTCCTTCTTCTTCGTCCGCGCCATGGTGCATGAGACGAAGGGTCGGGAGCTGGAGAAGATGGAAGGTTGA
- a CDS encoding IlvD/Edd family dehydratase — MSSDNNAPRRFRSREWFDAPGRADMTALYLERFMNYGLTPKELRSGKPIIGIAQTGSDLSPCNRIHVELAKRTRDGIRDAGGIPFEFPVHPIFENCRRPTAALDRNLAYLGLVEVLHGYPIDAVVLTTGCDKTTPSGVMAASTVDIPAIVLSGGPMLDGWFEGDLVGSGTVIWRGRRRLAAGEITEEEFLELAAASAPSAGHCNTMGTASTMNAIAEVLGLSLPGCAAIPAPYRERGQMAYETGVRIVEMAYEDLRPSKILTRQSFINAIVANAAIGGSTNAQPHIVAMARHAGIEITHDDWRTYGYDVPLLVNLQPAGKYLGERFHRAGGVPAVLCELAGAGKIDTTCLTVTGKPIAENIQGRETNDREVIFPYDKPLMTRAGFLVLKGNLFDFAIMKTSVISDDFRQRYLSRPGHEGVYEGRAIVFDGPDDYHERINDPSLAIDENCILVVRGAGPLGFPGSAEVVNMQPPDALLKRGIKSLPTIGDGRQSGTSDSPSILNASPESAAGGGLALLRTGDIIRLDINKGTCDMVVAEAELARRRAEDPAPPIPASKTPWQELYRDHVGQLDSGGCLEMALKYRGVADETPRHNH; from the coding sequence ATGAGCAGCGATAACAACGCCCCCCGCCGTTTCCGGTCCCGCGAATGGTTCGACGCGCCGGGCCGTGCCGACATGACAGCGCTGTATCTCGAACGCTTCATGAATTACGGCCTGACGCCCAAGGAATTGCGATCGGGCAAGCCCATCATCGGCATCGCACAGACGGGGTCGGACCTTAGCCCCTGTAACCGCATCCATGTGGAACTGGCCAAACGCACGCGCGACGGCATCCGCGATGCGGGCGGCATTCCGTTCGAATTCCCGGTCCACCCGATCTTTGAGAATTGCCGCCGGCCCACGGCGGCGCTGGACCGCAACCTCGCCTATCTGGGCCTTGTGGAGGTGCTGCACGGCTACCCTATTGATGCGGTTGTCCTGACCACCGGCTGTGACAAGACCACGCCGTCGGGCGTGATGGCGGCCAGTACGGTCGACATCCCGGCCATTGTGCTGTCGGGCGGGCCGATGCTGGATGGCTGGTTCGAGGGCGATCTGGTCGGGTCTGGCACCGTCATCTGGCGCGGTCGCCGCCGTCTTGCCGCCGGTGAGATCACGGAAGAGGAGTTCCTGGAACTGGCCGCCGCGTCGGCCCCCTCCGCCGGGCATTGCAACACCATGGGCACGGCCAGCACGATGAACGCCATTGCCGAGGTGCTGGGCCTGTCCCTGCCCGGCTGTGCCGCCATCCCCGCCCCTTACCGCGAACGCGGCCAGATGGCGTATGAGACCGGTGTGCGCATCGTGGAGATGGCCTATGAGGACCTGCGCCCGTCCAAGATCCTGACGCGCCAGTCCTTCATCAACGCCATCGTCGCCAATGCCGCCATCGGCGGATCGACCAATGCCCAGCCGCATATCGTGGCCATGGCCCGCCATGCCGGGATCGAAATCACGCATGATGACTGGCGCACTTATGGCTATGACGTGCCGCTGCTGGTGAACCTACAGCCCGCCGGCAAGTACCTGGGCGAACGCTTCCACCGCGCCGGCGGCGTGCCGGCGGTTCTGTGCGAACTGGCGGGGGCGGGCAAGATCGACACTACCTGCCTGACCGTCACTGGCAAACCCATTGCAGAGAATATCCAAGGCCGGGAAACGAACGACCGGGAAGTCATCTTCCCGTATGACAAGCCGCTTATGACCCGCGCCGGCTTCCTGGTGCTGAAGGGCAATCTGTTCGACTTCGCCATCATGAAGACGTCGGTGATCTCTGACGATTTCCGTCAGCGCTATCTGTCGCGGCCCGGTCATGAGGGCGTGTATGAGGGCCGCGCGATCGTCTTTGACGGGCCGGACGATTATCACGAGCGCATCAATGATCCGTCGCTGGCGATCGACGAGAACTGCATCCTGGTGGTGCGCGGGGCCGGCCCCCTGGGCTTCCCTGGCTCGGCAGAAGTGGTGAACATGCAGCCACCCGATGCCCTGCTGAAGCGCGGCATCAAAAGCCTGCCCACCATTGGCGACGGGCGGCAGTCGGGCACGTCCGACAGCCCGTCCATCCTGAATGCCAGCCCGGAATCGGCGGCGGGCGGTGGTCTGGCGCTGCTGCGCACGGGCGACATCATCCGGCTCGATATCAACAAGGGCACCTGCGACATGGTGGTGGCTGAGGCCGAGCTGGCGCGCCGACGGGCCGAAGACCCCGCCCCGCCCATCCCGGCCTCCAAGACGCCGTGGCAGGAGCTTTACCGCGATCATGTGGGCCAGCTGGACAGCGGCGGCTGCCTGGAAATGGCCCTGAAGTACCGTGGCGTGGCGGATGAAACGCCGCGCCACAATCACTGA
- a CDS encoding SMP-30/gluconolactonase/LRE family protein, translating to MTDLSFIKPECLWELGGTLLEGACWDAAASVLWFVDIKKKHIHGFNPATGARDTWNTPDQPGFVLPRASGGLVVGMPFGLYHFAPETGSFTRLTSVEADRVGNRLNDGFTDATGRVWFGSMDDGEKADSGAFYHWTGGDPVRVLDGICITNGPATSPDGKILYHTDTLGQTLYAADIQADGSIANRRVFAKIGKDEGYPDGMAVDAEGCVWTGLFFGWGIRRYAPDGTLLGFVRFPVSSITKLAFGGPDLKTVYATTANKGLSAQQLAEQPLAGGLFTFQSPVAGLPPAKVRA from the coding sequence ATGACCGATCTCTCATTCATCAAGCCGGAATGCCTTTGGGAACTGGGCGGCACGCTTCTGGAAGGGGCGTGCTGGGATGCGGCGGCATCCGTGCTGTGGTTTGTGGATATCAAGAAGAAGCATATCCACGGCTTCAACCCGGCCACAGGTGCGCGCGACACCTGGAACACGCCGGACCAGCCGGGCTTTGTCCTGCCCCGTGCCTCGGGCGGGCTGGTGGTGGGGATGCCGTTCGGGCTGTACCATTTCGCCCCGGAAACGGGCAGCTTCACCAGGCTGACCAGTGTCGAGGCCGACCGTGTGGGCAACCGCCTGAATGACGGTTTCACCGATGCCACGGGCCGTGTCTGGTTCGGCAGCATGGATGATGGGGAGAAGGCCGACAGCGGCGCCTTCTACCACTGGACCGGCGGCGACCCGGTGCGGGTGCTGGACGGTATCTGCATCACCAACGGCCCGGCGACCAGCCCGGATGGCAAGATCCTGTACCATACCGACACCCTGGGTCAGACGCTGTACGCCGCCGACATCCAGGCGGACGGCTCTATCGCCAACCGCCGCGTGTTCGCGAAGATCGGCAAGGATGAAGGCTATCCCGACGGCATGGCCGTGGATGCCGAGGGCTGTGTCTGGACCGGGCTGTTCTTCGGCTGGGGCATCCGCCGCTACGCGCCGGATGGCACGCTGCTGGGATTTGTGCGTTTCCCCGTTTCCAGCATCACCAAGCTGGCCTTTGGCGGCCCGGACCTGAAGACAGTCTATGCCACCACCGCCAACAAGGGCCTGTCGGCGCAGCAACTGGCGGAACAGCCGCTGGCCGGCGGTCTTTTCACCTTCCAAAGCCCTGTGGCGGGACTTCCGCCCGCAAAGGTCCGCGCATGA
- a CDS encoding SDR family NAD(P)-dependent oxidoreductase: MTHAIYPSLRGKRVLITGGGSGIGAGMVEAFVRQGARVHFVDVAVQDSEELVASLAGAEVPPRFQRCDLTDLDAVKSTIDGIVAVEGGIDILVNNAANDDRHKVEEVTPEYWDNRMAVNLRHLFFAAQAVAPSMKANGGGAIINLGSISWHLALPEITLYQTAKAAIEGMTRALARDLGEDNIRVTCVVPGGVKTPRQMRLWHNPEEEARMLGLQCLKQRVEPRDIAAMVLFLASDDARLCTAHNYFVDAGWR; encoded by the coding sequence ATGACCCATGCGATTTACCCTAGCCTGCGCGGAAAGCGGGTGCTGATCACCGGCGGCGGTTCCGGCATCGGTGCCGGAATGGTGGAGGCGTTCGTCCGACAGGGGGCGCGCGTTCATTTCGTCGACGTGGCGGTGCAGGACAGCGAGGAGTTGGTGGCCAGCTTGGCTGGTGCCGAGGTGCCGCCGCGTTTCCAGCGCTGTGACCTGACCGACCTTGACGCCGTTAAATCCACCATCGACGGCATTGTCGCGGTCGAGGGTGGTATCGATATCCTGGTCAACAATGCCGCCAATGACGACCGCCACAAGGTGGAAGAGGTGACGCCGGAATACTGGGATAACCGCATGGCGGTGAACCTGCGTCACCTGTTCTTCGCGGCCCAGGCCGTGGCCCCATCGATGAAGGCCAATGGCGGCGGTGCCATCATCAATCTTGGCTCCATCTCCTGGCATCTGGCCTTGCCGGAAATCACCCTGTACCAGACAGCCAAGGCCGCGATTGAGGGCATGACCCGCGCGCTGGCCCGCGATCTGGGCGAGGATAATATCCGCGTCACCTGCGTCGTGCCGGGTGGCGTGAAGACCCCGCGCCAGATGCGCCTCTGGCACAATCCAGAGGAAGAGGCCCGCATGCTGGGCCTGCAATGCCTGAAGCAGCGTGTTGAACCGCGCGACATCGCGGCAATGGTGCTATTCCTGGCGTCCGACGACGCGCGGCTCTGTACCGCGCATAATTACTTCGTCGATGCGGGGTGGCGATGA
- a CDS encoding fumarylacetoacetate hydrolase family protein, which yields MSASPVPASLTDFLPADWRDAQLLGRMDFGQGPTPVLIKGGRLHDLSAQAPTVSDLLNGLPDGALPDGGTDLGDVSALKVALQWGEPLPGAPTLLPPIDLHCIKAAGVTFAVSALERVIEERARGDYAKANAIRADLSARIGTDLRAVKPGSAEAASLKQALIADGLWSQYLEVAIGPDAEIFTKGPTLSSVGWGAYIGVRSDSDWNNPEPELALAVDGKGRVHGATLGNDVNLRDFEGRSALLLSKAKDNNASCALGPFIRLFDATFTIDDVRNAEVTVSVTGEDGFVLNGKSNMAFISRDPLDLVSQTISKNHQYPDGFVLFMGTLFAPIDDRDAPGKGFTHKKGDIVTIASPRLGSLSNKVVGCHEAPEWTFGIGDLMRNLARRGLLRA from the coding sequence ATGTCCGCCAGCCCTGTTCCCGCCTCGCTGACCGATTTTCTGCCTGCCGATTGGCGCGATGCGCAATTGCTGGGGCGGATGGATTTCGGACAGGGGCCGACCCCGGTGCTGATCAAGGGCGGACGGCTGCACGATCTTTCGGCGCAGGCCCCGACGGTTTCCGACCTGTTGAACGGTCTGCCCGACGGTGCCCTGCCCGATGGCGGCACCGATCTGGGCGATGTGTCGGCCCTGAAGGTGGCGTTGCAGTGGGGGGAACCTTTGCCCGGTGCCCCGACCCTGCTGCCCCCCATCGACCTGCACTGCATCAAGGCCGCCGGCGTCACCTTCGCTGTATCGGCGCTGGAGCGCGTGATCGAGGAGCGGGCGCGGGGCGACTACGCCAAGGCCAACGCCATCCGGGCTGACCTGTCGGCCCGCATCGGCACGGACCTGCGCGCCGTCAAGCCGGGATCGGCGGAGGCCGCCTCGCTGAAGCAGGCGCTGATCGCCGATGGCCTGTGGTCGCAGTATCTGGAGGTCGCCATCGGCCCGGATGCAGAGATTTTCACCAAGGGCCCGACCCTGTCATCGGTCGGCTGGGGTGCCTATATCGGCGTGCGGTCGGACAGCGACTGGAACAATCCGGAGCCGGAGCTGGCGCTGGCTGTTGACGGCAAAGGCCGGGTGCATGGCGCGACGCTCGGCAATGACGTCAACCTGCGGGATTTCGAGGGGCGGTCGGCCCTGCTTCTATCCAAGGCCAAGGACAATAACGCGTCCTGCGCGCTCGGCCCCTTCATCCGCCTGTTCGATGCGACCTTCACCATCGATGATGTCCGCAACGCCGAGGTGACGGTGAGCGTGACGGGCGAGGATGGGTTTGTCCTGAACGGCAAATCCAACATGGCCTTCATCAGCCGCGACCCGCTGGATCTGGTCAGCCAGACCATCTCAAAGAACCACCAGTACCCGGACGGTTTCGTGCTGTTCATGGGCACGCTGTTCGCGCCCATCGATGACCGCGACGCGCCCGGCAAGGGCTTCACCCACAAGAAAGGCGACATTGTCACGATCGCCAGCCCCCGTCTTGGCAGTCTGTCCAACAAGGTCGTCGGTTGCCACGAGGCACCGGAATGGACCTTCGGCATCGGCGATCTGATGCGCAATCTGGCCCGTCGCGGCCTGCTGCGCGCCTGA